In a genomic window of Fibrobacter sp.:
- the mutS gene encoding DNA mismatch repair protein MutS yields MACTPLMQQYYDIKAQNPGCILFFRMGDFFELFEEDAVIASKILGITLTSRNNGASGATPLCGFPHHAAERYVPKMVAAGYRVAICEQVEDPKLAKGIVKRDIVEIISAGTAMNEANLDAKEANYLCAYVPGTAEKAGAGSENADGKSAEMAVFAIADVTTGYLATCKSSVQAFECEFCRRMPKEIVVPEGCKIPAGVMDLVKSENILITELPAFQFGVEAAKDTLFSHFKVEALDGLGLDGRDEETSVTGALLQYLMYQKKSELSHFTNLEILNLDDYMTLDPSTLRNLELVRPLNADDISSTLCYVLDFTVTAMGGRTLKDWVSHPLISVDRIKEREEAVNELVNNPVALDELKESLTSILDMERLMGRVGSGRANARDLAGMGRSLSQASKVADVLEGLRSPIFEPMREALILAKGRGEELLSQFNDDLPMTVREGGMIREGANAELDQLNANIKDKRQWIASLETREKERLGIPSIKVGYNKVFGYYIEVTRAAMAKATNPIPDEYIRKQTTVNAERYITPEMKECESVISNAEVNIHALEYKIFSELRERVNSWRAELQEIANAIARVDTLYSFARAARKYNYVCPEVFEGSGIEIKGGFHPVIVAVNPDLDFISNDVKLSPEATRLMLITGPNMAGKSTYLRQTGLIVLMAQIGCFVPAESARIGVVDRIFTRVGASDRLSRGLSTFMVEMIETANILRNATSHSLVLLDEIGRGTSTFDGLSIAWAIVETLHDEPARAALTLFATHYHELTGLVDDLEHAGNYQVAVQEKGDKLIFLHKILEGACDSSYGIHVAEMAGLPNNVLRRARKILLRLEKHKIDPSDEAANKKLKEKPQVDLFAPPDESSTLLKEEVRRLRPEEMTPMQALQTLMDLKEHYGK; encoded by the coding sequence ATGGCCTGCACTCCGTTGATGCAGCAGTATTACGATATCAAGGCTCAAAACCCTGGTTGTATTCTGTTCTTTAGAATGGGTGACTTCTTTGAACTTTTCGAAGAAGACGCTGTTATCGCCTCTAAGATTTTGGGCATTACTCTCACAAGCCGTAACAACGGTGCTTCCGGCGCTACACCTCTTTGCGGTTTCCCGCACCACGCTGCGGAACGTTACGTTCCCAAGATGGTTGCAGCAGGTTACCGAGTGGCTATTTGCGAACAGGTGGAAGACCCGAAGCTTGCCAAGGGAATCGTCAAGCGCGATATTGTTGAAATTATCAGTGCCGGCACCGCCATGAACGAAGCCAACCTGGACGCCAAGGAAGCAAACTACCTTTGCGCCTATGTTCCGGGAACTGCGGAAAAAGCTGGCGCGGGTTCCGAAAATGCCGACGGCAAGTCTGCCGAGATGGCCGTGTTTGCCATTGCCGATGTGACCACCGGTTATTTGGCTACTTGCAAGAGCTCCGTTCAGGCTTTTGAATGTGAATTCTGTCGCCGCATGCCTAAGGAAATTGTCGTGCCCGAAGGTTGCAAGATTCCTGCCGGCGTCATGGACTTGGTGAAGTCCGAAAACATTTTGATTACAGAACTGCCTGCATTCCAGTTTGGCGTTGAAGCCGCCAAGGATACGCTGTTCTCTCATTTCAAGGTGGAAGCCTTGGACGGTCTCGGCTTGGATGGCCGCGATGAAGAAACTTCCGTGACTGGTGCTCTTCTGCAGTACTTGATGTACCAGAAAAAATCTGAACTTTCCCACTTTACGAACCTCGAGATTCTGAATCTTGATGACTACATGACGCTGGATCCCAGCACCCTTCGTAACCTGGAATTGGTTCGCCCGCTGAACGCAGATGACATTAGCAGCACCCTTTGCTATGTTCTCGACTTTACCGTCACTGCCATGGGTGGCAGAACTTTGAAGGATTGGGTGAGCCATCCGTTGATTTCCGTGGACCGCATCAAGGAACGCGAAGAAGCGGTGAATGAATTGGTGAACAATCCTGTGGCTCTTGACGAATTGAAGGAATCTCTCACTTCCATTCTGGATATGGAACGCTTGATGGGCCGTGTGGGCTCCGGACGTGCCAATGCCCGTGACCTTGCTGGTATGGGACGCTCCTTGTCTCAGGCTTCCAAGGTGGCCGATGTTCTTGAAGGTTTGCGTTCTCCCATTTTCGAACCCATGCGCGAAGCTTTGATTCTCGCCAAGGGTAGGGGAGAGGAACTTCTTAGTCAGTTCAATGATGATTTGCCCATGACTGTCCGCGAAGGTGGCATGATTCGCGAAGGTGCCAATGCTGAATTGGACCAGCTGAATGCCAACATCAAGGATAAACGTCAGTGGATTGCTTCCTTGGAAACCCGCGAAAAGGAACGCCTTGGCATCCCCAGTATCAAGGTGGGTTACAACAAGGTGTTTGGTTACTACATCGAAGTGACCCGCGCCGCCATGGCCAAGGCAACGAATCCGATTCCCGACGAATACATTCGTAAGCAGACTACGGTGAATGCAGAACGTTACATCACTCCGGAAATGAAGGAATGCGAATCCGTCATTAGCAATGCCGAAGTGAACATTCACGCTCTGGAATACAAGATCTTTAGCGAACTTCGCGAACGCGTCAATTCCTGGCGTGCAGAACTTCAGGAAATTGCAAACGCCATCGCACGCGTGGATACGCTGTACAGCTTTGCCCGCGCCGCACGTAAGTACAATTACGTTTGCCCCGAAGTCTTCGAAGGTTCCGGCATCGAAATCAAGGGTGGTTTCCATCCGGTGATTGTTGCTGTGAATCCGGACCTGGACTTCATTAGCAATGACGTGAAGCTTTCGCCCGAGGCGACCCGATTGATGCTTATTACCGGCCCGAATATGGCTGGTAAATCTACTTACCTGCGTCAGACCGGCCTCATCGTATTGATGGCACAAATAGGCTGCTTCGTGCCTGCAGAAAGCGCCCGCATTGGCGTTGTGGACCGCATCTTCACCCGCGTGGGTGCAAGTGACCGCTTAAGTCGCGGCCTCTCTACCTTCATGGTGGAAATGATTGAAACCGCAAACATTCTGCGTAACGCTACCTCCCATAGCCTTGTTCTTCTGGACGAAATCGGCCGCGGTACCAGTACCTTTGACGGCCTCTCCATTGCCTGGGCTATCGTAGAAACTCTTCATGACGAGCCCGCCCGCGCAGCCCTAACGCTGTTTGCAACCCACTACCACGAATTGACCGGCCTTGTGGACGACTTGGAACATGCCGGCAACTATCAGGTAGCCGTTCAGGAAAAGGGCGACAAGCTCATCTTCTTGCATAAGATTCTGGAAGGTGCTTGCGACTCCAGCTATGGTATCCATGTGGCTGAAATGGCTGGCTTACCCAACAACGTTCTCCGCCGCGCCCGCAAGATCTTGCTCCGCTTGGAAAAGCACAAGATCGACCCCAGCGACGAAGCCGCCAACAAGAAACTGAAGGAAAAGCCTCAGGTGGATCTCTTTGCTCCTCCCGATGAAAGCTCCACCCTCCTCAAGGAAGAAGTGCGCCGCCTCCGTCCGGAAGAAATGACTCCCATGCAGGCTCTTCAAACCTTGATGGACCTGAAGGAACATTACGGAAAGTAA
- a CDS encoding RidA family protein, with product MVNIKKKIEELGLTLPAVAAPLAAYIPANRAGDMIFVSGQLPSVNGDFSAYTGIVPSQLSPEKAKEGAAICLLNNIAAAMSVLQEGETLKLVQMQGFVQSSPDFKEQPAVLNGASELAVQILGDNGKHARTAVGVSALPKNAGVEISCTFQVIKSDTKFEGRMNWIE from the coding sequence ATGGTCAACATCAAGAAAAAAATCGAAGAATTGGGTCTCACCCTCCCTGCTGTAGCCGCACCTCTTGCAGCCTACATTCCTGCCAACCGCGCAGGCGATATGATTTTCGTCTCTGGCCAGTTGCCTTCTGTGAACGGCGATTTTTCCGCCTACACCGGAATTGTTCCCAGCCAGCTTTCCCCAGAAAAGGCTAAGGAAGGCGCCGCCATCTGCCTGTTGAACAACATCGCCGCCGCCATGAGCGTTCTTCAGGAAGGCGAAACCCTGAAGCTGGTACAGATGCAGGGCTTTGTGCAGTCCTCCCCCGATTTCAAGGAACAGCCCGCCGTATTGAATGGCGCTAGCGAACTTGCGGTCCAGATTCTCGGAGACAACGGCAAGCACGCCCGCACCGCCGTAGGCGTTTCAGCATTGCCTAAGAATGCCGGTGTAGAAATCAGCTGCACATTCCAGGTCATCAAAAGCGACACCAAATTCGAAGGTCGCATGAACTGGATTGAATAA